A genomic segment from Nitrosopumilus sp. K4 encodes:
- a CDS encoding DUF2024 family protein translates to MDFHVFDTYVKAKDGHTMHFDVITDKKETEKAISYAREWLKNIGEENVMVTAEECKFCHTQSVPDDMEIEIMTNGYFIAKMEGCPE, encoded by the coding sequence ATGGATTTTCATGTATTTGACACATATGTCAAGGCAAAAGACGGTCATACAATGCATTTCGATGTGATAACTGACAAGAAAGAAACAGAGAAAGCAATTTCCTATGCAAGAGAATGGTTGAAAAATATTGGAGAAGAGAATGTAATGGTAACTGCTGAGGAATGTAAATTTTGCCATACTCAATCAGTTCCAGACGATATGGAAATTGAAATAATGACAAATGGTTATTTTATAGCAAAGATGGAAGGTTGTCCAGAATAA
- the guaA gene encoding glutamine-hydrolyzing GMP synthase — MSRSDQMDKIVVLDFGSQYSHLICRRIREFSVYAELVPYDISYEELQKHNPKGIIFSGGPSSVYNDDAPIPENKIFEMNLPLLGICYGHQLIVNKFGGKVKRANKEYGSSLLTIDNDKDLLSGVGESVRAWMSHGDEAEQIPEGFKVIGHTESAKAAAIASENRSIYGIQFHPEVVHTEQGTEILKNFVLKVCRAKQDWTMEGFIESEVERLSKIEGSVLCGVSGGIDSTVAALLIHKAIGDRLKCVFVNNGLLRLNEEVEIEEMFKENFKVNFTSIDASEKFLDKLKGVGDPERKRMVVGEEFIHVFTEFAEKNGPFKWLAQGTLYPDVIESGVSKGPAAVIKSHHNVGGLPDWLDLEILEPLRELYKDEVRKIAKILGVPQKLFMRHPFPGPGLAVRIIGEITPTKLHIAKVASKIVEDELMAADLYGKVWQAYAAVGDDRAVGVVGDERKYGNIVMIRVVDSIDAMTADWTRLPHGLLEKMSNRITNEIEDVTWVTYTISSKPPATIEPQ; from the coding sequence ATATCAAGAAGTGATCAAATGGACAAGATAGTTGTTTTAGATTTTGGTTCACAGTACAGTCATTTGATTTGTAGACGTATTAGAGAATTTTCTGTATATGCAGAATTAGTACCATATGATATCAGTTATGAAGAACTGCAAAAACACAATCCAAAGGGGATTATTTTTTCTGGAGGTCCATCAAGTGTATACAATGATGATGCTCCAATTCCAGAGAATAAAATTTTTGAAATGAATTTGCCATTGTTAGGAATTTGCTATGGTCATCAACTAATTGTAAACAAGTTTGGAGGAAAAGTGAAAAGAGCAAACAAGGAATATGGTTCATCATTACTAACAATTGACAATGACAAAGATTTGTTAAGTGGAGTTGGAGAATCAGTAAGAGCTTGGATGAGTCATGGAGATGAAGCAGAGCAGATTCCTGAAGGATTCAAAGTTATAGGCCATACTGAAAGTGCAAAAGCAGCTGCAATTGCATCAGAAAACAGATCAATTTACGGAATACAATTTCATCCAGAAGTAGTTCATACTGAACAAGGAACAGAAATTCTGAAAAATTTTGTATTAAAGGTATGTAGGGCAAAGCAAGATTGGACAATGGAGGGATTTATCGAGTCAGAAGTTGAGAGACTCTCAAAAATAGAAGGAAGTGTTTTGTGTGGAGTTAGTGGTGGAATAGACTCAACAGTAGCAGCATTATTAATTCATAAAGCAATTGGTGATAGACTAAAGTGTGTTTTTGTAAATAACGGCCTCTTACGATTAAATGAAGAAGTAGAAATTGAAGAGATGTTTAAAGAAAATTTCAAAGTCAATTTTACTTCAATTGATGCATCAGAGAAATTTTTAGACAAGTTAAAAGGAGTAGGTGATCCTGAGAGAAAAAGAATGGTTGTAGGTGAAGAGTTTATTCATGTGTTTACTGAGTTTGCAGAAAAAAATGGACCTTTCAAATGGCTTGCCCAAGGAACCTTGTATCCAGATGTAATTGAAAGCGGGGTATCTAAAGGCCCAGCTGCTGTGATAAAATCACATCATAATGTAGGAGGATTACCAGATTGGCTTGATTTAGAAATTTTAGAACCACTAAGGGAATTATACAAAGATGAAGTCAGAAAGATTGCAAAAATTTTAGGAGTTCCTCAGAAACTATTCATGAGACACCCATTCCCAGGACCAGGATTAGCTGTTAGAATAATCGGAGAGATAACACCTACCAAATTACACATTGCAAAAGTAGCAAGTAAAATTGTTGAAGATGAATTGATGGCAGCAGATCTCTATGGAAAAGTTTGGCAAGCATATGCAGCAGTTGGAGACGACAGAGCAGTAGGCGTCGTTGGGGATGAAAGAAAATACGGAAACATTGTAATGATTAGAGTGGTTGATTCTATTGATGCAATGACAGCTGATTGGACAAGATTACCTCACGGACTATTAGAAAAAATGAGTAACAGGATAACAAATGAAATCGAAGATGTAACATGGGTCACATATACAATATCAAGTAAGCCTCCTGCAACAATAGAGCCACAGTAG
- a CDS encoding ROK family protein: protein MLHKIGIDLGGTKIEGILLDEVLNVIQRKRIPTPKNNYQEILNSIKSLVNELSNDIDDFSLGVCTPGAISKKTGLIKNSNTQCLIGKSFKEDLQKFFDKKILIENDANCFTQAESMLGAVKEFEVVFGVIMGTGVGGGIVINGKLHQGRTNIAGEWGHHTLYHNGNMCYCGKKGCVETYISGPALEKRWLEMSKKDQTVPEILQSPDKSLLNSWKNELLENFGYGLANVIDILDPDAIVIGGGLSNIDFLYTDGKNSVYEKVFSDLVETPILKNTLGDSAGVFGAALLG from the coding sequence TTGTTGCATAAAATTGGCATAGATCTTGGTGGAACTAAAATTGAAGGTATTTTACTTGATGAAGTTCTAAATGTTATACAAAGAAAAAGAATTCCAACTCCAAAAAACAATTATCAAGAGATTTTAAATTCAATTAAATCCCTTGTCAATGAACTCTCAAATGACATTGATGATTTTTCTTTAGGTGTTTGCACTCCTGGTGCAATATCCAAAAAAACTGGATTGATAAAAAACAGTAATACTCAATGTCTTATTGGGAAATCATTTAAAGAAGATCTTCAAAAATTTTTTGATAAAAAAATATTAATTGAAAATGACGCAAACTGCTTTACTCAGGCAGAATCTATGTTGGGTGCTGTAAAAGAATTTGAAGTTGTATTTGGAGTTATCATGGGAACTGGCGTTGGTGGTGGAATAGTTATCAATGGAAAACTGCATCAAGGAAGAACAAATATTGCCGGTGAATGGGGACATCATACACTATATCATAATGGGAATATGTGTTATTGTGGAAAGAAAGGGTGTGTTGAGACATACATCAGTGGCCCCGCCTTGGAAAAACGATGGCTAGAAATGTCAAAAAAAGATCAAACTGTGCCTGAAATTCTTCAATCTCCAGATAAATCACTTCTTAATTCATGGAAAAATGAACTTCTTGAAAATTTTGGGTATGGCTTAGCAAACGTCATTGATATTTTAGATCCTGATGCTATTGTTATTGGTGGTGGATTATCTAACATCGATTTTCTGTATACTGATGGAAAAAATTCTGTTTATGAAAAAGTTTTTTCAGATCTGGTTGAAACACCTATTCTTAAAAACACTCTTGGTGACTCTGCAGGTGTTTTTGGTGCTGCATTATTAGGATAG
- a CDS encoding 50S ribosomal protein L44e, with translation MNIPKTIRKYCAKCKTHTDQKVSIYKAGKRRGSARGERRHAERKQGYGGQKFPKLAKPAKVTKKVTPIMTCTVCKKKYNKPGIRIKKFELVAA, from the coding sequence ATGAACATACCCAAGACCATCAGAAAGTATTGTGCAAAATGCAAAACACATACTGATCAAAAGGTCTCAATCTACAAGGCTGGTAAAAGACGAGGTTCTGCAAGAGGAGAACGCAGACATGCTGAACGAAAACAAGGGTATGGGGGACAAAAATTCCCAAAACTAGCAAAGCCAGCAAAAGTAACAAAGAAGGTTACTCCGATCATGACCTGTACGGTATGTAAAAAGAAATACAACAAGCCAGGCATCAGAATTAAGAAATTTGAGTTGGTGGCAGCATGA
- a CDS encoding 30S ribosomal protein S27e produces MKKDHIEIPKPTSKFQKVNCNECGELQIVYSHASQPVACNSCGNNIAEPTGSKAKINGKISGSAE; encoded by the coding sequence ATGAAAAAAGATCATATTGAAATTCCAAAACCCACAAGTAAATTCCAGAAAGTTAATTGTAATGAATGTGGTGAACTACAAATTGTTTATTCTCATGCTTCGCAGCCAGTAGCATGCAATTCCTGTGGAAATAATATTGCTGAACCTACAGGCTCTAAAGCAAAAATAAATGGAAAAATCTCAGGTAGTGCCGAGTAG
- a CDS encoding pyridoxamine 5'-phosphate oxidase family protein, translating into MVKIPDEIKEFIETQGIFAVGTIGGNNMPNVSPRIFFKIEEDVVYWLDFFKHKSFKNMQANPWVTISVFNKDDLKGFQFRGKISFITDEPTKSQIKNFIIKKTLKQNSSEKVKKISQKEAQVIQFEPKVCYSLNPEEYTDMCIGSDIDSTQLFQK; encoded by the coding sequence ATGGTAAAAATCCCAGATGAAATAAAAGAATTCATAGAAACTCAGGGAATTTTTGCAGTAGGTACCATAGGAGGTAATAACATGCCTAACGTATCGCCTAGAATATTTTTTAAAATTGAAGAAGATGTTGTTTACTGGCTAGACTTTTTCAAGCATAAATCGTTCAAAAACATGCAAGCAAATCCATGGGTGACTATTTCTGTTTTTAACAAGGACGATTTGAAAGGATTCCAATTTAGGGGAAAAATATCATTCATAACAGATGAGCCAACAAAATCACAAATAAAAAATTTCATTATCAAAAAAACACTCAAACAAAATTCATCAGAAAAGGTAAAAAAAATCAGTCAAAAAGAAGCACAAGTAATACAGTTTGAACCAAAAGTATGTTATTCATTAAATCCTGAAGAATATACAGACATGTGTATTGGTTCAGATATAGATTCTACACAACTTTTTCAAAAGTAA
- a CDS encoding NTP transferase domain-containing protein → MAGGKGSRMSVPKEKLLLHYKKPIILHVIDALKESNCFSKIIAVTSSNSPDTKKLLEKHHIELHNSSGKGYVEDLNDSLISINDSVFVTSGDLPLLDGKIIQQIVKQYNPKNIWTSILLTKEFLKSLKISNNYEIDFNNQICCYSGISMINAKKINDRKNVTENFLILDDKRIGFNLNTKEDYDLLGTT, encoded by the coding sequence ATGGCTGGTGGCAAAGGAAGTAGAATGTCTGTTCCTAAAGAAAAATTATTGCTACATTACAAAAAACCAATTATTTTACATGTTATTGATGCACTAAAAGAATCAAACTGCTTTTCAAAAATAATTGCTGTTACGAGTTCAAATTCTCCTGATACAAAAAAACTACTTGAAAAACATCATATTGAATTGCATAACTCGTCTGGAAAAGGATACGTTGAAGATCTTAACGATTCATTAATTTCTATAAATGACTCTGTTTTTGTAACCTCTGGTGACTTACCGCTTTTAGACGGAAAAATTATTCAACAAATTGTTAAACAATACAATCCAAAAAATATCTGGACTAGTATACTTTTAACAAAAGAATTTTTAAAGTCTTTAAAAATTTCTAACAACTATGAAATCGATTTTAATAATCAGATCTGTTGTTATTCAGGTATTTCTATGATTAATGCTAAAAAAATCAATGACAGAAAAAACGTAACTGAAAATTTTCTAATTTTAGATGATAAAAGAATTGGATTTAATCTAAACACTAAAGAAGATTATGATCTACTCGGCACTACCTGA
- a CDS encoding 6-hydroxymethylpterin diphosphokinase MptE-like protein, which yields MIISGWSLQYSKILKEFNYDKKQDFESSVILDSIIEKSAIEERIRGMINSKTVFVIGAGPSLKNAIPFLKKFKKNTKIVADSALKPLLEKGIKPDIVITDLDGDEKSLKQVGKTNTILVVHAHGDNIPKLHLAENFKNCIGTTQAKEVGKIKNFGGFTDGDRGVFLANYFNAKKIILCGMDFGNKIGKFSNTKKFERKTKIKKLYKAKSLLEWLAKKSQSELFTTSSPIAGFKKVKFRELDIIIT from the coding sequence ATGATAATCTCAGGGTGGAGTTTACAATACTCCAAAATTCTAAAAGAATTCAATTACGATAAAAAACAGGATTTTGAATCATCAGTGATTTTAGATTCTATTATTGAAAAATCAGCAATAGAAGAAAGAATCAGAGGAATGATTAATTCAAAGACAGTTTTCGTAATAGGGGCAGGGCCATCATTGAAAAATGCAATTCCATTTTTAAAAAAATTCAAAAAAAATACAAAAATTGTTGCCGATAGTGCATTAAAACCACTCTTGGAAAAGGGAATCAAGCCAGATATTGTCATAACTGATCTTGATGGAGATGAGAAATCATTAAAGCAAGTAGGAAAGACAAATACGATTTTAGTGGTTCATGCTCATGGTGATAACATACCTAAATTGCATCTTGCTGAAAATTTTAAAAATTGCATTGGAACAACACAGGCAAAAGAAGTTGGAAAGATAAAGAATTTTGGAGGTTTTACTGATGGGGACAGAGGGGTTTTCCTTGCAAATTATTTTAATGCAAAAAAAATTATTTTGTGTGGTATGGATTTTGGGAATAAAATTGGAAAATTTTCAAATACAAAAAAGTTTGAAAGAAAAACCAAGATAAAAAAACTTTACAAAGCAAAATCTCTTTTAGAGTGGCTTGCTAAAAAATCACAATCAGAATTATTTACAACATCAAGTCCAATTGCAGGTTTTAAAAAAGTAAAATTCAGAGAATTAGATATCATAATTACCTAG
- the cobS gene encoding adenosylcobinamide-GDP ribazoletransferase: MLKEIGSIFSFLTIIPTGKATLETIAKYMYIFPIVGIAIGLIVGSIAFGLSIFLDPLVVSLLVVASFAIVTGIHHTDGLADFADGLMVKGTKEKKLAAMKDLSTGSAGISAIVLYVVGLIIALSLSVGYELFLAILLSEILAKFSMVLMASIGKSASLGSNSPFVELMKSPKKLSIAAFITIIPLVVLGGVSGIVMFGASIVMTLFLVSLSNRSFGGITGDVLGATNELTRLASILIFVSI, from the coding sequence TTTTCATTTTTGACAATTATTCCTACTGGAAAGGCGACTCTTGAAACAATTGCAAAATACATGTACATTTTTCCAATTGTTGGGATTGCAATTGGATTAATTGTTGGTTCAATAGCATTTGGTTTGTCGATATTTTTAGATCCTTTAGTTGTCAGCCTTCTTGTTGTTGCATCGTTTGCAATTGTTACAGGAATTCATCACACTGATGGATTGGCAGATTTTGCTGATGGTCTTATGGTCAAAGGAACTAAAGAGAAAAAACTTGCTGCAATGAAAGATCTTTCAACAGGCTCTGCTGGAATTTCTGCAATAGTGCTGTATGTTGTTGGATTGATAATTGCTCTCTCCTTGTCTGTTGGTTACGAGTTGTTCTTGGCAATATTGTTAAGTGAAATTTTAGCCAAGTTTTCAATGGTTCTGATGGCCAGTATTGGTAAATCTGCTTCTTTAGGCTCAAATTCACCATTTGTTGAGTTGATGAAGAGTCCGAAAAAACTATCAATTGCTGCATTCATCACAATTATTCCTCTTGTAGTCTTAGGTGGGGTTTCTGGGATTGTCATGTTTGGTGCCAGCATAGTCATGACTCTGTTTTTGGTCTCTCTTTCAAATCGCAGTTTTGGTGGAATCACAGGTGATGTCTTGGGTGCAACAAATGAACTAACACGATTAGCGTCTATTCTTATTTTTGTTTCAATATGA
- the thsB gene encoding thermosome subunit beta: MASIQQGPNGPVLVLKESALQQKGKDAQQNNIAAAKLVAELVRSSLGPRGLDKMLVDSLGDVTITNDGATILKEIDVQHPAAKMMVEISKTVDNEVGDGTTSSVVFGGALLAKAEELLKKDVHSSVIIEGYQAAAEKALEIYSELSKKIKPDDRESLLKIAVTSMQSKLISEDSDVLSRVVVDAILKVATKKGETYSVDLENIKVEKKSGGSIQDTQIVKGIVLDKEIVHSGMPTRIEKAKIALLNSALEIEKTEMSSEIRITDPTQMQMFLEEENRMLKTMVDKLHDIGVNVLICQKGIDDIAQHYLAKHGILAVRRVKESDMIKLGKATGGRVISNLDDLSEKDLGIADLVHQKKVESDKWVFIEGCKHPQSVTLLIRGGSQRVIDEVDRSIHDSLMVVKDVIEKPEIVAGGGAPESYAASQLKDWADSFDGREQLAIKKYAEALETIPLTIAENAGMDPIDTMANLRAKQNQGRKWTGIDARNTKIADMLAIDVVEPIVVKEQIIKSATEAACMILRIDDVIAVSGGPGGGGGGGMPPMG; the protein is encoded by the coding sequence ATGGCATCAATTCAACAAGGACCAAATGGACCTGTATTAGTACTAAAAGAAAGTGCATTACAGCAAAAAGGCAAAGACGCTCAACAAAATAACATCGCTGCAGCAAAATTAGTGGCAGAATTGGTTAGAAGCAGTCTTGGCCCAAGAGGTCTAGATAAAATGTTGGTTGATTCATTGGGTGATGTTACTATTACAAATGATGGTGCTACTATTCTAAAAGAAATTGATGTTCAGCATCCTGCAGCAAAAATGATGGTAGAAATTTCTAAAACAGTAGATAATGAAGTTGGTGATGGAACCACTTCATCTGTTGTTTTTGGTGGAGCCCTCTTGGCAAAAGCAGAAGAATTGCTCAAAAAAGATGTTCATTCTTCAGTAATAATAGAAGGATATCAAGCAGCTGCTGAAAAAGCCTTGGAAATCTATTCAGAATTATCAAAGAAGATTAAACCAGATGATCGTGAATCACTACTAAAAATTGCAGTAACTAGCATGCAGTCAAAACTAATCTCTGAAGATAGCGATGTTTTGTCTAGAGTTGTAGTTGATGCAATTCTAAAAGTTGCAACCAAAAAAGGTGAAACTTATTCTGTGGATCTTGAAAATATCAAAGTAGAAAAGAAGTCTGGCGGTTCAATTCAGGATACACAAATTGTAAAAGGAATTGTACTTGACAAGGAAATTGTTCACAGTGGAATGCCAACCAGAATTGAAAAGGCAAAGATTGCGTTGCTGAACTCTGCATTAGAAATTGAAAAAACTGAAATGAGTTCTGAAATTAGAATTACTGATCCTACACAAATGCAGATGTTTTTAGAAGAAGAAAATAGAATGCTCAAAACTATGGTAGACAAACTACATGATATTGGAGTAAATGTCTTGATTTGTCAAAAAGGCATTGATGATATTGCACAACACTATCTTGCAAAACATGGCATTCTTGCAGTACGTCGTGTCAAAGAAAGTGATATGATAAAACTAGGTAAAGCAACTGGCGGTAGAGTGATCTCTAATCTAGATGACTTGTCTGAAAAAGACTTGGGTATTGCTGATTTAGTTCATCAAAAGAAAGTAGAATCTGACAAATGGGTATTCATTGAGGGATGCAAGCACCCACAATCTGTTACTTTGCTAATCAGAGGTGGCTCACAAAGAGTAATTGATGAGGTAGACCGCTCAATTCATGACTCACTTATGGTTGTCAAAGATGTTATTGAAAAACCTGAAATTGTTGCAGGCGGTGGCGCACCAGAATCGTATGCTGCATCACAACTAAAAGATTGGGCAGACAGCTTTGATGGGAGAGAACAACTAGCAATTAAAAAATATGCTGAAGCATTAGAAACAATTCCATTAACAATTGCAGAAAATGCTGGCATGGATCCAATCGACACCATGGCAAATCTTAGAGCAAAACAAAATCAAGGAAGAAAATGGACTGGAATTGATGCTAGAAATACAAAGATTGCAGACATGTTGGCAATTGATGTTGTAGAACCAATTGTAGTTAAAGAACAAATCATCAAATCTGCAACAGAAGCTGCATGCATGATCCTAAGAATTGATGATGTTATTGCCGTGTCTGGTGGCCCAGGTGGCGGCGGTGGCGGCGGAATGCCTCCAATGGGATAA
- a CDS encoding adenine deaminase codes for MGDKKADLVLKNCSLLSVYTREIIPKIQISIIKDRIAYVGPDASHTIGPKTAIIDVKEKFVSPGFADPHVHIDQFVLPSELAKKSLLCGVTSLFSDPIDIVSVSGNKGFQEFLKLGEDLPIRIFQVVPGGLPVDGKFSNSKTMTLSEQKNSVKHPHVLGMGEVFSWTKVTLRDPKTMKSLSSMLESDCIINGHTAGASEKKLNAYVSSGILSCHEPINFDQVLERLRLGMSVMIREGSIRRDLKDIIQRVISHGTYTNQLMFCSDGLDPIDITKYGHIDHCVRESIKNGLKPIDAITMASKNCFDYYNMNKDLGGIAPGKLADILIFDNLKTIKPSKVFVGGKLVVSNGKIVTSIKRKFISSWIRNTVKLKKFSPTDFEVKTKKDHVDVNTIHMQTEIITKLGEAKLKSENSNVLASSENDVWKVAAFDRIYGTKKHSIGFLENFGADIGAFASTWSFHENDLIVIGSNETDMSIASNLLVKNQGGLAVVKSGKVLASLPLQLAGIISTDSFEKVSSNFKKINDTIVTSGCKFSRPHLIPLFLPFLALPSVRILSGGIVDVKNRTYINPIK; via the coding sequence ATGGGAGACAAAAAAGCCGATCTTGTATTGAAAAACTGTTCATTGCTTTCAGTTTACACAAGAGAGATAATTCCAAAAATACAGATCTCAATTATTAAAGATAGGATTGCATACGTTGGTCCTGACGCAAGTCATACAATAGGACCAAAAACTGCAATAATTGATGTAAAGGAAAAATTTGTCAGTCCTGGATTTGCAGATCCTCATGTCCATATTGATCAGTTTGTTTTACCATCCGAACTTGCAAAAAAATCTCTTCTGTGTGGTGTAACTTCACTTTTTTCAGATCCAATTGATATAGTGAGTGTATCTGGAAACAAAGGATTCCAAGAATTTTTGAAACTAGGTGAAGACTTGCCAATTAGGATTTTTCAAGTAGTGCCTGGTGGTTTGCCTGTAGATGGTAAATTTAGCAACAGTAAAACAATGACATTATCTGAGCAAAAAAATTCTGTAAAACATCCTCATGTACTTGGCATGGGCGAAGTTTTTTCATGGACAAAAGTTACACTTCGTGATCCAAAAACTATGAAATCATTATCATCCATGCTAGAATCCGACTGTATCATAAATGGTCATACTGCTGGAGCAAGTGAAAAAAAATTAAATGCATATGTGTCATCAGGGATTCTTTCTTGTCATGAACCAATCAACTTTGATCAAGTGCTAGAACGACTACGATTAGGCATGTCTGTAATGATTAGGGAAGGCTCAATTCGACGTGATTTAAAAGACATAATTCAACGTGTCATTTCGCATGGAACTTACACTAACCAACTAATGTTTTGTTCTGATGGTTTAGATCCTATTGACATCACAAAATATGGTCATATTGATCATTGTGTACGAGAATCTATCAAAAATGGTCTAAAACCAATTGATGCAATTACTATGGCATCAAAAAATTGTTTTGATTATTATAACATGAATAAAGATCTAGGGGGAATTGCTCCTGGAAAACTAGCCGATATTCTAATTTTTGATAATTTGAAAACAATAAAACCGTCCAAAGTCTTTGTAGGAGGAAAACTGGTTGTGTCTAACGGCAAAATTGTAACTAGTATCAAGAGGAAATTTATTTCTTCTTGGATTAGAAATACAGTCAAACTAAAGAAATTCTCGCCTACTGACTTTGAAGTTAAGACAAAAAAAGATCATGTAGATGTCAATACAATACATATGCAAACCGAAATAATCACAAAATTAGGTGAGGCCAAACTAAAATCTGAAAATAGTAATGTTTTAGCATCTAGTGAAAATGATGTCTGGAAAGTAGCTGCGTTTGATAGAATCTATGGGACAAAAAAACATTCCATAGGATTTCTTGAAAATTTTGGTGCTGACATTGGCGCATTTGCATCCACATGGAGCTTTCATGAGAATGATTTGATAGTAATTGGTTCAAATGAGACAGATATGTCAATTGCATCAAATTTACTAGTAAAAAATCAAGGTGGACTTGCAGTGGTAAAATCTGGAAAAGTTTTAGCCTCTTTACCTTTGCAATTGGCAGGAATCATTTCTACAGATTCATTTGAAAAAGTTTCTTCAAACTTTAAAAAAATTAATGACACAATTGTAACCTCAGGATGTAAATTTTCTCGTCCTCATCTGATACCGTTATTCTTGCCTTTTTTGGCACTTCCTTCAGTTAGAATTCTTTCAGGTGGAATTGTTGATGTCAAAAATAGGACCTATATCAATCCGATCAAGTAA